The nucleotide window GTAGAAAGCACTAGCATGCAATAATGTTAACTTAAGTCAGCATAGCTTGAGCCCAATTAGCACACAATTAACCAGGTGGAAACACTAGGAGTCAAAATTTAGCACACACCAATCAGAACCTGCGATGGATAGATAAAAGGGCCAAAGTCAGCTCATTCAGGTTTGAAACAATGGATCCAAAGAGATgcaaaggaagaggacgtggtggagaaagaggacgtggtgaaagaggaggacgtggtggagaaagaggacgtggtgaaagaggaggacgtggtggagaaagaggacgtggtgaaggaggaggacgtggtggagaaagaggacatggtgaaagaggaggacgtggtggaagaggaggaggaggtggtgaaggaggtggaggtggagaacGACGGCGACAAGGAAGGGGAAGAGCAAGGGCACGAAGACAGTCAGTCTCGGATGAAATTCGAGCCACTTTAGTTGACCATGTCCTTGTCCATGGGATGACTATGAGGGAGGCTGGGCAACGAGtacaaccaaatttgagtcgcTTCACTGTTGCCTCCATCATCAGAACCTTCAGGGAGGAAAACAGGTAGGTGTACTTGCAGTAAGACTGCTTTGTACAGTAACGTTTAAGTTACTGAATTTATGTGTCTTGAGTTTCAGTATGtttccattattttcctgtaaaatgAATGTGTGACAGTTACAGTAATGAGTGCTTCTATTTTTGTAGGACACAGAGACGACCACCTGGTGGAGGCAGGTTAAGGCTTTTGTCGGAGGAGCAAGAGAGGGAACTTGTAAACATGGTAATTGCAAATAATGTAATCCGCCTGCAAGAGATTCAAAGGAGAGTGATTGAGGATGATCATCTTTTTCGAGGCATAAATGCCATCAGCCTCTCCACAATTGACCGCATCCTCCGAAAGAATCAATTCCGGATGAAACAGGCATACCGAGTCCCTTTCGAACGAAACTCTGACAGAGTGAAAAACCAACGTGTGGAATATGTTCAGGTATGAGTTTTAACCTgaccaaaagaaggaaaagggggaggaaCATAATTGGCCATCGGGCTATTGTAAATGTCCCTGGTCAGCGTGGGGGGAATGTCACTATGTGCGCAGCCATCAGCCAACGAGGGGT belongs to Oreochromis niloticus isolate F11D_XX linkage group LG17, O_niloticus_UMD_NMBU, whole genome shotgun sequence and includes:
- the LOC112842703 gene encoding protein argonaute 2-like codes for the protein MDPKRCKGRGRGGERGRGERGGRGGERGRGERGGRGGERGRGEGGGRGGERGHGERGGRGGRGGGGGEGGGGGERRRQGRGRARARRQSVSDEIRATLVDHVLVHGMTMREAGQRVQPNLSRFTVASIIRTFREENRTQRRPPGGGRLRLLSEEQERELVNMVIANNVIRLQEIQRRVIEDDHLFRGINAISLSTIDRILRKNQFRMKQAYRVPFERNSDRVKNQRVEYVQV